The following coding sequences are from one uncultured Cohaesibacter sp. window:
- the pyrC gene encoding dihydroorotase yields MGLSQSSTDFTVRRPDDWHLHLRDGDMLRAVLPQTSAHFGRAIIMPNLVPPVVKTADAEAYRERILTALPEGHKFEPLMTLYLTETTDPADVELGAKSGLIKALKLYPAGATTNSQSGVRNIEAVYPVLEKMSEIDVPLCVHGEVTDADIDIFDREAVFIERVLLPIRERFPSLRIIMEHVTTEDGVDFVKSAGENTAATITTHHLIINRNAILVGGIKPHYFCLPVAKREKHRLALRAAATSGDARFFLGTDSAPHPRSAKECSCGCAGVFNASNTINCLAHVFEEEGALDKLEAFMSLNGPAFYGLPANEERIRLFKGDEPWVCEDKIVVSGDEVVVFDPGFPLFWRYEAVNA; encoded by the coding sequence ATGGGCTTATCCCAGAGCTCAACCGATTTTACAGTTCGTCGGCCCGATGACTGGCATTTGCATTTGCGTGATGGGGATATGCTGAGAGCTGTCTTGCCACAAACAAGCGCCCATTTCGGGCGGGCAATCATTATGCCCAATCTGGTGCCGCCGGTTGTGAAAACCGCTGATGCTGAGGCTTATCGCGAGCGCATTCTGACGGCGTTGCCTGAGGGGCACAAGTTTGAACCTTTGATGACCCTTTACCTCACCGAGACGACGGATCCTGCGGATGTGGAGTTGGGGGCAAAATCCGGTCTCATCAAGGCGCTTAAGCTTTATCCTGCGGGAGCAACGACCAATTCTCAAAGCGGCGTGCGCAATATCGAAGCCGTCTATCCTGTGCTTGAAAAAATGAGCGAGATTGACGTTCCCTTGTGCGTGCACGGCGAAGTGACCGATGCGGACATCGATATCTTTGATCGCGAAGCTGTCTTCATCGAGCGCGTCCTTTTGCCCATTCGTGAACGGTTTCCTTCCCTTCGCATCATCATGGAGCATGTGACGACTGAGGATGGCGTTGATTTTGTCAAGTCGGCAGGTGAAAACACCGCAGCGACGATCACGACCCACCATCTGATTATCAACCGCAATGCTATTCTGGTTGGTGGCATCAAGCCGCATTATTTCTGTTTGCCCGTTGCAAAGCGCGAGAAACATCGCCTTGCCTTGCGTGCCGCGGCGACTTCAGGGGACGCGCGCTTCTTTCTGGGAACAGACTCTGCGCCGCACCCCAGGTCAGCCAAGGAATGCTCTTGCGGCTGTGCCGGTGTGTTCAATGCCAGCAACACCATAAACTGCCTTGCCCATGTGTTCGAAGAGGAGGGAGCACTCGACAAACTCGAAGCATTCATGTCTCTCAATGGTCCGGCCTTTTATGGGCTGCCGGCCAATGAAGAGCGAATTCGATTGTTCAAAGGTGATGAGCCCTGGGTTTGTGAGGACAAGATTGTGGTCAGCGGGGATGAAGTCGTTGTCTTTGATCCCGGTTTTCCATTGTTCTGGCGGTATGAGGCCGTTAACGCTTGA
- a CDS encoding orotate phosphoribosyltransferase: protein MITSSFPDRALMAELTAKMLLEVKAVHFRTDEPFKLASGLASPTYIDCRKLISYPRVRNSLMEFCAATILRDIGFEQIDVVVGGETAGIPFAAWIADKLALPMNYVRKKPKGYGRDAQIEGAPIAGKRALLVEDLTTDGGSKINFVEAMRKAEAEVNDTIVLFYYDIFPEALENMKKINLNLHYLATWRDVLAVAKKENYFDTKTLDGVERFLNEPLKWSGEHGGATHITAVPE from the coding sequence ATGATTACTTCTTCTTTTCCAGATCGAGCCCTGATGGCCGAATTGACAGCCAAGATGCTGTTGGAGGTCAAGGCGGTTCATTTTCGCACCGATGAGCCCTTCAAACTGGCTTCTGGTCTGGCCAGCCCGACCTATATCGACTGCCGTAAGCTGATTTCCTATCCGCGCGTTCGCAATAGCTTGATGGAATTCTGCGCAGCGACCATTCTGCGTGATATCGGATTTGAGCAGATTGACGTTGTTGTTGGTGGAGAGACGGCGGGTATTCCTTTCGCTGCGTGGATTGCCGACAAGCTGGCCTTGCCGATGAACTATGTTCGCAAGAAGCCAAAGGGGTATGGTCGCGATGCACAGATCGAAGGGGCTCCGATTGCTGGCAAGCGGGCGCTTCTGGTGGAAGACCTCACGACCGATGGTGGCAGCAAAATCAATTTCGTGGAAGCCATGCGCAAGGCCGAAGCCGAGGTCAACGACACCATTGTCTTGTTCTATTATGATATTTTCCCCGAAGCTCTGGAAAATATGAAGAAGATCAATCTCAATCTTCATTATCTGGCCACTTGGCGGGACGTTCTGGCTGTGGCCAAGAAAGAGAATTACTTTGACACCAAGACGCTGGATGGTGTGGAGCGCTTCCTTAACGAGCCGCTTAAATGGTCTGGCGAACATGGTGGTGCTACGCACATTACGGCTGTGCCTGAATAA
- a CDS encoding LacI family DNA-binding transcriptional regulator — protein MATIKDIAERVGVSPTTVSRVLNYDSSLSVSETKRRQIIETAQELNYAPPRMRSKKKKIAAARQTTITLLHSLSATEELADPYFITIRHSVEKRLSEADLKINFRFSQLSELPEDFPQKGNATLIVGPHKRQTIDALAALESPCVCVDFPPDRQDIDCVFPELEHATENLLNALWNKGFRKFGFIGALSGEANPRRPYPDLRSRTFMQWFKERELEAAANVCFERLTPMSGFELARQLLDKEDRPEIIVAANDTMAIGAIQAATSLGLKVPEDIGVVGFNDIPAAKLIEPGLTTVAIPAEEIGRTAVDLLLEQLSGRSFSKKVILGTKICWRESC, from the coding sequence ATGGCGACAATCAAAGACATTGCGGAGCGCGTTGGCGTTTCACCAACAACCGTTTCGCGTGTCCTGAACTATGACAGCAGTCTTTCGGTTTCAGAAACCAAACGCCGCCAAATCATAGAAACCGCTCAAGAGCTTAATTATGCTCCACCGCGCATGCGCAGCAAAAAGAAGAAAATTGCAGCCGCCCGCCAAACAACCATCACCTTGCTGCACAGCCTTAGCGCAACAGAGGAATTGGCAGACCCCTATTTCATCACGATCCGCCACAGCGTAGAAAAACGCCTGTCTGAGGCCGATCTCAAGATCAACTTCCGCTTTAGCCAATTAAGTGAACTGCCAGAAGACTTCCCCCAAAAAGGGAACGCAACCCTCATCGTCGGCCCCCACAAACGGCAGACGATAGACGCATTGGCGGCATTGGAAAGCCCTTGCGTCTGCGTGGACTTTCCGCCCGACCGGCAAGATATAGATTGCGTATTTCCAGAACTGGAACACGCGACAGAAAATCTGTTGAACGCGCTCTGGAACAAAGGATTCCGAAAATTCGGCTTCATCGGCGCACTCTCTGGCGAGGCCAATCCCCGCCGTCCTTACCCCGATTTGCGCAGCAGAACCTTCATGCAATGGTTCAAGGAGAGAGAGCTGGAAGCCGCGGCCAATGTCTGCTTTGAACGCTTAACGCCGATGAGCGGTTTTGAACTGGCAAGACAGTTGCTGGACAAAGAAGACCGCCCCGAAATCATCGTCGCAGCCAATGACACCATGGCAATTGGCGCAATTCAGGCAGCAACCAGCCTCGGGCTCAAGGTGCCTGAAGATATCGGCGTCGTGGGGTTTAACGACATCCCAGCCGCAAAGCTCATAGAGCCGGGTCTGACAACAGTTGCCATTCCCGCCGAAGAGATTGGCCGCACAGCTGTCGATCTGTTGCTTGAGCAACTGTCCGGTCGCAGCTTTTCAAAGAAAGTCATATTGGGAACCAAGATCTGCTGGCGTGAAAGCTGCTAA